A single region of the Mannheimia bovis genome encodes:
- the nagZ gene encoding beta-N-acetylhexosaminidase, with product MLLIDIKDKELAQEEVEILEHPLVSGLILFTRNFYDKQQVQALIKDIRSRMKKPLLITVDQEGGRVQRFREGFTKLPAMQSFKQLAKNETEAIRIAKESGWLMAAEMFALDIDLSFAPVLDLGHDCKAIGDRSFGQDPNTILPIAEAFIDGMLEMGMATTGKHFPGHGHVLADSHLETPFDDRAKEVIFNHDILPFKQLISKGKLSAIMPAHVVYTQCDSQPASGSAYWLKDVLRQQLNFNGVIFSDDLGMKGAGFMGNFVERSEKAIQAGCDLLLLCNEPEGVVQVLDRLKYQPTQAQKERHLSLMKRRTVTWRELENSTRYQQAQAELTALQNNWLEWKEANA from the coding sequence ATGCTACTTATTGATATTAAAGACAAAGAACTCGCCCAAGAAGAAGTGGAAATACTGGAACACCCTTTAGTTTCCGGATTAATTTTATTCACTCGCAATTTTTACGACAAACAACAAGTTCAAGCTCTCATAAAAGATATTCGAAGCCGTATGAAAAAGCCCTTATTAATTACTGTCGATCAAGAAGGCGGACGTGTGCAGCGTTTCCGTGAGGGGTTCACCAAACTGCCTGCGATGCAATCTTTCAAACAACTGGCAAAAAATGAAACAGAAGCTATCAGAATAGCGAAGGAAAGCGGTTGGTTAATGGCTGCTGAAATGTTTGCTTTAGACATTGATTTAAGTTTTGCTCCTGTGTTGGATTTAGGACACGACTGCAAAGCAATTGGCGACCGTTCATTCGGGCAAGATCCAAATACTATTTTACCTATTGCCGAAGCCTTTATTGACGGAATGCTTGAAATGGGAATGGCAACTACAGGGAAACATTTTCCCGGGCACGGGCACGTTTTAGCCGATTCGCATTTAGAAACCCCGTTTGACGATAGAGCAAAAGAGGTGATTTTTAACCACGACATCCTACCTTTCAAACAGCTGATTAGTAAAGGCAAACTCTCTGCCATTATGCCGGCACACGTTGTTTATACTCAATGCGATAGCCAACCTGCCAGTGGCTCAGCTTACTGGCTCAAAGACGTTTTACGCCAACAGCTTAATTTCAATGGTGTGATTTTCTCCGACGATTTAGGAATGAAAGGTGCAGGCTTTATGGGTAACTTTGTCGAGCGTTCTGAAAAAGCGATTCAAGCAGGCTGCGATTTATTGTTACTTTGCAACGAACCTGAAGGCGTTGTGCAAGTGCTAGATCGCTTGAAATATCAACCGACCCAAGCTCAAAAAGAACGCCATTTATCCTTAATGAAACGTCGAACTGTAACTTGGCGTGAGTTAGAAAATAGCACACGTTATCAACAGGCTCAAGCAGAGCTAACTGCCCTGCAAAATAATTGGCTAGAGTGGAAAGAAGCCAATGCCTAA